In the genome of Bradyrhizobium ottawaense, the window CACTGCCGCCCTCGCCGCCGAAGGCGCCGCGATCAGCGGCGAGGTCAAGAAGGTCGACGAAGGCGCCGGCAAGATCACGCTCAAGCACGGGCCGGCCAAGAGCCTCGGCATGGAGGACCCCATGACCATGGTCTACCGCGTCAAGGATGCGGCGATGCTCAA includes:
- a CDS encoding copper-binding protein; the protein is MNRIIRIAAALTLAVGLTTAALAAEGAAISGEVKKVDEGAGKITLKHGPAKSLGMEDPMTMVYRVKDAAMLKQVKVGDKVTFEAEEAASGYTVTKIDKAK